One window from the genome of Amaranthus tricolor cultivar Red isolate AtriRed21 chromosome 9, ASM2621246v1, whole genome shotgun sequence encodes:
- the LOC130824479 gene encoding uncharacterized protein LOC130824479, which translates to MMMGSLQKSFLTNPLAVQTPKPIPKTPNLFFIVSCKYPPNDHQKQNDSSRKLDKQLAKLAIVTLAAGVLSLGSVGDASAAKSGGRIGGQAFRSSAPRPSAPRASSPRLNSRTNIYVNPPVAPPLIGGYGYGFGSPFYGGWGWSPFSFFAPGPSVAVGVGGGFDLIVWFMIFGAVSTIARRFFSPRDDDDDDDDF; encoded by the exons ATGATGATGGGATCTTTACAGAAGAGCTTCCTCACAAACCCATTAGCAGTCCAAACCCCCAAACCCATACCCAAAACACCAAatctctttttcattgtttcctGCAAATACCCTCCAAATGATCATCAAAAGCAAAATGATTCTTCAAG GAAATTGGATAAGCAGCTAGCAAAACTAGCAATAGTGACATTAGCAGCAGGAGTATTGAGTTTAGGGTCAGTTGGTGATGCTTCAGCTGCTAAGTCTGGTGGTCGTATTGGTGGTCAAGCTTTTCGCTCTTCTGCTCCAAGACCTTCTGCTCCTAGAGCTTCTTCTCCTAGACTTAACTCAAG GACCAATATCTATGTGAATCCACCCGTAGCTCCACCACTTATCGGTGGCTATGGATATGGGTTCGGGTCCCCATTCTATGGTGGATGGGGTTGgtctccattttcattctttGCGCCAGGCCCAAGTGTAGCAGTTGGAGTCGGTGGTGGATTTGACCTCATCGTCTGGTTCATGATCTTTGGAGCAGTTTCGACTATTGCTAGGAGATTCTTCAGCCCaagggatgatgatgatgacgatgacgATTTTTAG
- the LOC130824478 gene encoding plasma membrane ATPase 4-like: MSKAINLEDIKNEAVDLENIPIEEVFEQLKCSREGLTSQEGADRLQIFGPNKLEEKKESKLLKFLGFMWNPLSWVMEAAAIMAIALANGDGKPPDWQDFVGIVCLLVINSTISFIEENNAGNAAAALMANLAPKCKLLRDGRWGEQDASLLVPGDIISIKLGDIVPADARLLEGDPLKVDQSALTGESLPVTKNPGDEVFSGSTCKQGELQAVVIATGVHTFFGKAAHLVDSTNQVGHFQKVLTAIGNFCIISIAVGMLVEIIVMYPIQHRRYRHGINNLLVLLIGGIPIAMPTVLSVTMAIGSHRLSQQGAITKRMTAIEEMAGMDVLCSDKTGTLTLNKLSVDKNLIEVFCKGVDKEHVLLLAARASRVENQDAIDAAMVGMLADPKEARAGIREVHFFPFNPVDKRTALTYIDSNGNWHRASKGAPEQMLDLCNCKEDVRKRVHAVIEKFAERGLRSLGVARQEVPEKSKDSPGGPWQFVGLLPLFDPPRHDSAETIRKALNLGVNVKMITGDQLAIAKETGRRLGMGTNMYPSAALLGQDKDSSLGALPVDELIEKADGFAGVFPEHKYEIVKKLQEKKHIVGMTGDGVNDAPALKKADIGIAVDDATDAARSASDIVLTEPGLSVIISAVLTSRAIFQRMKNYTIYAVSITIRIVLGFMLIALIWRFDFSPFMVLIIAILNDGTIMTISKDRVKPSPIPDSWKLKEIFATGVVIGSYLALMTVIFFWAMKDTDFFSDKFGVRSLRDSRYEMMAALYLQVSIISQALIFVTRSRSWSFVERPGMLLMTAFLIAQLVATLIAVYADWSFAEIKGCGWGWAGVVWLFNIVFYFPLDLIKFAIRYILSGKAWLNLFESKTAFTTKKDYGKEEREAQWALAQRTLHGLQAPESSAPLFNDKNSYRELSEIAEQAKRRAEVARLRELHTLKGHVESVVKLKGLDIDTIQQNYTV, translated from the exons ATGTCCAAGGCCATCAATCTTGAAGATATTAAAAATGAAGCTGTTGATCTG GAAAACATTCCGATTGAGGAAGTGTTTGAGCAGCTGAAATGTTCTCGAGAAGGTTTAACATCTCAGGAAGGAGCGGACAGGCTCCAAATTTTTGGTCCCAACAAGTTAGAAGAGAAGAAG GAAAGCAAACTTCTCAAGTTTCTTGGGTTTATGTGGAATCCTCTGTCATGGGTCATGGAAgctgcagcaatcatggccatAGCACTTGCTAATGGAGATGGGAAGCCACCAGATTGGCAAGATTTTGTTGGTATCGTTTGTCTGTTGGTTATCAACTCTACTATCTCCTTCATAGAGGAGAACAATGCTGGAAATGCTGCTGCTGCTCTTATGGCTAATCTCGCTCCAAAGTGTAAG CTGCTTAGGGATGGACGATGGGGCGAGCAGGATGCTTCATTATTGGTACCTGGAGATATTATCAGCATAAAACTTGGTGACATTGTCCCTGCTGATGCACGTCTTCTTGAAGGTGATCCCTTGAAGGTTGATCAATCTGCCCTTACCGGAGAATCACTTCCTGTTACAAAGAATCCCGGGGATGAAGTTTTCTCTGGTTCAACATGCAAACAAGGTGAGCTTCAAGCTGTTGTGATTGCCACCGGTGTCCACACCTTCTTTGGTAAGGCGGCCCACCTTGTCGACAGTACCAACCAAGTTGGTCATTTCCAGAAGGTTCTTACCGCCATTGGTAACTTCTGTATCATCTCCATTGCGGTGGGTATGCTAGTTGAAATCATCGTGATGTACCCAATTCAGCATCGTAGATATAGACATGGAATCAACAATCTGTTGGTTCTCTTGATTGGAGGCATTCCAATTGCCATGCCTACAGTGTTGTCTGTGACTATGGCCATTGGGTCCCATAGGTTGTCTCAACAAGGAGCCATCACAAAGAGGATGACTGCCATTGAGGAAATGGCCGGTATGGATGTCCTTTGCAGTGACAAGACCGGTACCTTGACTCTCAACAAACTGAGTGTTGACAAGAACTTGATTGAGGTATTTTGCAAAGGTGTGGACAAGGAACATGTCCTTCTCCTTGCTGCAAGGGCCTCACGTGTTGAGAACCAAGATGCTATAGATGCTGCAATGGTTGGAATGCTTGCTGATCCCAAGGAG GCTCGTGCCGGAATTCGGGAGGTACACTTTTTCCCATTCAACCCAGTGGACAAAAGGACCGCATTGACTTACATTGATTCCAATGGCAACTGGCATAGAGCAAGTAAAGGTGCTCCTGAGCAA ATGCTTGACTTGTGCAATTGCAAGGAAGATGTAAGGAAAAGGGTTCATGCTGTGATCGAGAAGTTTGCTGAACGCGGTCTCCGTTCATTGGGTGTTGCACGACAG GAAGTGCCTGAAAAGAGCAAAGATTCTCCTGGTGGACCTTGGCAATTTGTTGGTCTGTTGCCGCTTTTTGACCCACCAAGACATGACAGTGCTGAAACCATCCGCAAGGCACTCAATCTTGGTGTCAATGTTAAGATGATTACCG GTGATCAACTTGCCATTGCAAAGGAAACTGGTAGAAGACTTGGTATGGGAACAAACATGTACCCATCTGCCGCTCTGCTTGGCCAAGACAAAGACTCATCCCTAGGTGCCCTACCAGTTGATGAGTTAATCGAGAAAGCTGACGGTTTTGCCGGAGTTTTCCCAG AACATAAATATGAAATTGTCAAGAAGTTGCAAGAGAAGAAGCACATTGTTGGTATGACTGGAGATGGTGTCAATGATGCTCCTGCGCTGAAGAAGGCAGACATCGGTATTGCAGTCGATGACGCAACTGATGCTGCAAGAAGCGCTTCTGATATTGTTCTCACCGAACCTGGTCTTAGTGTCATCATCAGTGCTGTGCTTACCAGTAGGGCTATCTTTCAAAGGATGAAGAACTACACC ATTTATGCAGTCTCCATTACAATCCGTATTGTG CTCGGGTTTATGCTCATCGCTTTGATATGGAGATTTGATTTCTCTCCATTCATGGTTCTGATTATTGCCATCTTGAATGATG GAACCATCATGACTATCTCTAAGGATAGAGTGAAGCCATCTCCGATCCCCGACAGTTGGAAGCTCAAGGAAATCTTTGCAACTGGAGTTGTTATTGGAAGCTACCTTGCCTTGATGACGGTCATTTTCTTCTGGGCAATGAAAGACACTGACTTCTTTTCT GATAAATTTGGAGTAAGATCCTTGAGAGACAGTCGCTATGAAATGATGGCGGCTCTATATCTCCAAGTTAGTATTATTAGTCAGGCCCTCATTTTCGTCACCAGGTCTCGCAGCTGGTCTTTCGTTGAACGTCCTGGCATGTTGTTGATGACTGCTTTCTTGATCGCTCAGCTG GTGGCAACTCTAATTGCTGTATATGCTGACTGGAGTTTTGCCGAGATCAAAGGATGTGGATGGGGATGGGCTGGTGTTGTTTGGCTCTTCAACATTGTTTTCTACTTCCCACTTGACTTGATCAAGTTTGCCATCCGTTATATCTTGAGTGGAAAGGCATGGCTCAACTTGTTTGAGAGCAAG ACTGCATTCACCACCAAGAAAGATTACGGAAAAGAAGAAAGAGAAGCTCAATGGGCTCTTGCTCAAAGAACTCTACACGGACTTCAAGCACCCGAGTCTTCAGCTCCTCTTTTCAACGACAAGAACAGCTACAGGGAACTCTCCGAGATTGCTGAGCAAGCCAAAAGACGTGCTGAAGTTGCAAG GCTTCGTGAGTTGCACACACTCAAAGGACACGTTGAGTCAGTGGTGAAGCTCAAGGGTCTCGACATTGACACAATCCAACAAAACTACACCGTCTGA